From the Jilunia laotingensis genome, the window GGTTTGATAATTCTCCAATAGGTAATTATCATTAATCCGAATACTGATAAACTTTCAATTCGAATTTTGGAACCATTGCAAACAAATGGTCGAAAATGTCCGATTGAATACGTTCATATTCTTTCCATATCTTATTGCGTGAAAAGAAATAGACTTGTATGGGTACGCCATATTCAGTGGCTTCTAACTGGCTGATGATTAAATCCAAATCTTGATTGACAACCGGTAGGCTGCATAAATAACGTTCAATGTATACTCGATAAACTTGGGAATTAGTAGGTATTACCCCCTCATCCGGTTTATAATCGGCTAAAAGGGGTATCTCTTTTCGGAAGGTATCTAGCATATCCGGTGTACAGAATTTTAGCGTGGTAAGGTCTAAAGTGATACTTTTCATTACTCGTCTACCACCTGATTCCACCATTCCTCTCCAGTTCTGGAAAGGATTACTTACCAATGTGTAGGGTGGGACGGTCGAAATGGTATTATCAAAATTCTGTATTTTTACTGTATTCAAGGTGATTTCCTGTACGATTCCGTTTGCACTTCCTGAGGGAAGTGTGATCCAATCACCAATGTGTAACATGTCATTGGCGGATAACTGAATGCCTGCTACGAATCCTAAAATGGTGTCTTTGAATACGAGCATCAATATAGCTGCTGATGCACCCAGACCGGCAAAAAGTGTAGCTGGAGATTTGTTTACGATGATA encodes:
- a CDS encoding mechanosensitive ion channel family protein, which codes for MDLGNWMNKILIGWGVDPKIANTFDEAIIAVLMVFLAIGLNYLCQWILVGGMKRYTRRSPHLWNTLLMKRKVFHHLIHTIPGILVYLLLPIAFVHGKELLLISQKACAIFIIISLLLALNGLLLMIMDIYEAKKSTKNRPMKGFIQVLQVLLFFVGGIIIIAIIVNKSPATLFAGLGASAAILMLVFKDTILGFVAGIQLSANDMLHIGDWITLPSGSANGIVQEITLNTVKIQNFDNTISTVPPYTLVSNPFQNWRGMVESGGRRVMKSITLDLTTLKFCTPDMLDTFRKEIPLLADYKPDEGVIPTNSQVYRVYIERYLCSLPVVNQDLDLIISQLEATEYGVPIQVYFFSRNKIWKEYERIQSDIFDHLFAMVPKFELKVYQYSD